A genomic stretch from Bos javanicus breed banteng chromosome 3, ARS-OSU_banteng_1.0, whole genome shotgun sequence includes:
- the SMAP2 gene encoding stromal membrane-associated protein 2, whose protein sequence is MTGKSVKDVDRYQAVLANLLLEEDNKFCADCQSKGPRWASWNIGVFICIRCAGIHRNLGVHISRVKSVNLDQWTQEQIQCMQEMGNGKANRLYEAYLPETFRRPQIDHAVEGFIRDKYEKKKYMDRSLDINAFRKEKDKWKRGSEPAPEKKMEPVVFEKVKMPQKKEDPQLPRKTSPKSKAPVVDLLGLDAPVSCSIANGKTSNTLEKDLDLLASVSSPSSSVSRKVVGSMPTPGSAGSVPENLNLFPEPGSKSEETSKKQLSKDSILSLYGSQTPQMPTQAMFMAPAQMAYPTAYPSFPGVTPPNSLMGSMMPPPVGMVAQPGASGMVAPMAMPAGYMGGMQASMMGVPNGMMTTQQASYMAGMAAMPQTMYGVQPAQQLQWNLTQMTQQMAGMNFCGTNGMLSYGQSMNGGNGQAANQTLSPQMWK, encoded by the exons GGCCACGATGGGCCTCCTGGAACATTGGTGTGTTCATCTGCATTCGATGTGCTGGAATCCACAGGAATCTCGGGGTGCACATATCCAGGGTAAAATCGGTTAACCTTGACCAGTGGACTCAAGAACAGATCCAG TGCATGCAAGAGATGGGGAATGGAAAGGCAAACCGACTTTATGAAGCCTACCTGCCTGAGACCTTTCGGCGACCTCAAATAGACCA TGCGGTCGAGGGATTTATTCGAGATAAATATGAGAAGAAGAAATACATGGACCGAAGTCTGGACATCAATGCCTTTAGG aaagaaaaagataagtgGAAAAGAGGGAGCGAACCAGCtccagagaaaaaaatggaacctGTTGTTTTTGAGAAAGTGAAAATG CCACAGAAAAAAGAAGATCCACAGCTACCTCGGAAAACCTCCCCGAAATCCAAAGCTCCTGTGGTGGATCTCTTGGGCCTTG ATGCTCCTGTATCCTGCTCCATTGCAAATGGTAAGACCAGTAATACCCTAGAGAAGGATTTAGATCTTCTGGCCTCCGTTTCGTCTCCCTCTTCTTCGGTTTCCAGAAAG GTTGTAGGTTCCATGCCAACCCCAGGGAGTGCTGGCTCAGTTCCGGAAAACCTGAACCTGTTTCCAGAGCCAGGGAGCAAATCAGAAGAAACAAGCAAGAAGCAGCTGTCTAAAGACTCCATCCTGTCGCTGTATGGATCCCAGACGCCTCAGATGCCCACCCAAG CAATGTTCATGGCTCCTGCTCAGATGGCGTACCCCACTGCCTACCCCAGCTTCCCTGGGGTTACACCTCCTAACAGCCTAATGGGGAGCATGATGCCCCCACCTGTAGGCATGGTAGCTCAGCCAGGAGCTTCTGGGATGGTTGCCCCAATGGCCATGCCTGCAGGCTATATGGGAGGCATGCAGGCCTCCATGATGGGTGTGCCAAACGGAATGATGACCACCCAGCAGGCCAGCTACATGGCAGGCATGGCAGCTATGCCCCAGACTATGTATGGGGTTCAGCCagctcagcagctgcagtggaACCTAACTCAG aTGACCCAGCAGATGGCCGGGATGAACTTCTGTGGCACCAACGGCATGCTGAGCTATGGACAGTCCATGAACGGCGGGAACGGACAGGCAGCAAATCAGACGCTCAGCCCTCAGATGTGGAAATAG